Genomic segment of Nostoc commune NIES-4072:
CTCCTCATTCAAAACATAAGGAGTTTGGCGATTGTGACTTAGGGTTTTGGGGTCATAATTATTAGCCTTCAAAGAATCATAAATTGCCTGTTTCACCTGAATTAAAGCATTGCCCTTTAAACGCCCAATACGCTTGGCAGAAGGACGCTTTTTTTCACCGGCTTTTTTATAAGCACATTGATACAACTCCAGGGCAAAGTTATTGTTATCTGTAGGAACCACTCGCAATTGAAACTCTTGCATCTCAGTACGTTACTTTCGCCGTCAAATTCAGCCTGTCAACCGGATTACGATTCAGGGCT
This window contains:
- a CDS encoding DUF7680 family protein, translating into MQEFQLRVVPTDNNNFALELYQCAYKKAGEKKRPSAKRIGRLKGNALIQVKQAIYDSLKANNYDPKTLSHNRQTPYVLNEESGINLALLFQTLQPLSKIERIANIAQGIRAMSYEESHYWFAKISNGKRNQALKAIRVLLGD